The following proteins come from a genomic window of Paenibacillus spongiae:
- a CDS encoding Gfo/Idh/MocA family protein: protein MTAAATNAKVIRFGVIGCGLMGKEFASAAARWCHLTDVDFIPRITAVCDANPAAAAWFEQAVPSVEKVYSDYRELLADPNVDAIYCAVPHNLHAQIYTDIIRSGKHLLGEKPFGIDEEGNEAIMQAMAEHPDVVVRCSSEFPFFPGAFQISKWVSEGRFGKIIEVEAGFWHSSDLDPNKPINWKRRIATNGEYGCMGDLGMHVLHLPLRFGWKPRSVRSLLSKIVEERPDGKGDMVPCETWDNAILACDVDTGDQAFPMVLSMKRIAPGHANTWFIRIQGTAMSAEFSTKNPKQIASLPYTPGGEQAWHVTDVPYKSAYGTITGGIFEFGFSDSILQMWAAFCDELVNREQMLQPFRCATPEEAKGSHRVFTAALESNRTGQTMNIQWGE, encoded by the coding sequence ATGACGGCAGCCGCAACGAATGCGAAGGTGATCCGTTTCGGCGTCATCGGCTGCGGTCTGATGGGCAAGGAATTCGCTAGCGCAGCCGCACGGTGGTGCCATCTGACCGATGTTGATTTCATCCCCCGCATAACGGCCGTATGCGATGCGAATCCCGCTGCTGCCGCTTGGTTCGAGCAGGCGGTGCCGAGCGTGGAGAAGGTTTATTCGGATTATCGGGAATTGCTGGCCGACCCGAATGTCGATGCGATATATTGCGCGGTGCCTCATAATCTGCACGCGCAAATTTATACCGATATTATTCGTTCCGGCAAGCATCTTCTCGGCGAGAAGCCGTTCGGCATCGACGAGGAAGGCAATGAGGCTATCATGCAGGCGATGGCGGAGCATCCGGACGTCGTCGTACGCTGCTCCTCGGAGTTTCCGTTCTTCCCCGGCGCCTTCCAAATCTCCAAGTGGGTAAGCGAGGGACGCTTCGGCAAAATCATCGAGGTGGAAGCGGGCTTCTGGCACTCGAGCGATCTGGATCCGAACAAGCCGATTAATTGGAAACGTCGCATCGCCACGAACGGCGAATACGGCTGCATGGGCGACCTTGGCATGCATGTCCTGCACCTTCCGCTCCGGTTCGGCTGGAAGCCCCGCAGCGTCAGGTCGCTGCTATCCAAAATCGTCGAGGAACGGCCGGATGGCAAAGGGGATATGGTTCCCTGCGAGACCTGGGACAATGCGATTCTCGCATGCGATGTCGATACCGGCGATCAAGCCTTCCCTATGGTGCTGTCGATGAAGCGGATCGCTCCCGGACATGCGAACACGTGGTTTATCCGCATTCAAGGCACCGCGATGTCAGCCGAGTTTTCCACGAAAAATCCGAAGCAAATCGCATCGCTGCCCTACACGCCGGGCGGAGAGCAGGCTTGGCACGTCACGGATGTACCTTATAAGTCGGCATACGGCACGATAACAGGCGGCATATTCGAATTCGGCTTCTCGGATTCGATTCTGCAGATGTGGGCGGCGTTCTGCGACGAGCTGGTCAACAGGGAGCAGATGCTGCAGCCATTCCGCTGCGCTACGCCTGAGGAGGCGAAGGGGAGCCATCGCGTATTCACGGCTGCCCTGGAGTCCAACCGGACAGGACAAACGATGAACATTCAATGGGGGGAGTAA
- a CDS encoding NPCBM/NEW2 domain-containing protein has protein sequence MKNMKIAVSGFLVGAVFFGGVSYAAEKVKLDAYLGVKLFQNGIDKTPADQDQKPIVANGVTYVPLKVVAGLVGVDVAWDKEKYAVILGEKIDGKALGVPAEFIAGEDDSIGQNQPMTINKTSYGHNKGMQVYSYDYSGDEPQVLRYNLNGQYSELVLSLGMDDRSDSGATRTVKFIDQDNKVLAQQVIGIGTLEEALKVNVKGVVQLKIEIGRQEGHSQGAYIDFINPLLIK, from the coding sequence ATGAAAAATATGAAAATTGCAGTCAGCGGTTTTCTTGTCGGGGCGGTCTTTTTCGGAGGGGTATCTTACGCGGCCGAAAAAGTGAAATTGGATGCTTATCTCGGCGTGAAGCTGTTCCAGAACGGGATCGATAAAACGCCTGCCGATCAAGATCAGAAGCCGATTGTGGCCAATGGAGTCACCTATGTGCCGCTCAAGGTTGTGGCCGGACTCGTAGGCGTCGATGTCGCATGGGATAAAGAGAAGTATGCCGTTATTCTGGGCGAGAAGATCGATGGGAAGGCTCTGGGAGTCCCGGCGGAGTTCATTGCCGGCGAAGATGATTCGATCGGCCAGAATCAACCCATGACGATCAATAAGACATCATATGGCCACAACAAGGGCATGCAGGTATATAGTTACGATTACAGCGGCGATGAACCGCAAGTATTGCGGTACAATCTCAATGGGCAATACAGCGAGCTGGTTCTCTCGCTCGGGATGGACGACAGATCCGATTCAGGGGCTACAAGAACGGTCAAGTTCATCGATCAGGATAATAAAGTATTAGCCCAGCAAGTGATCGGGATCGGCACATTGGAAGAGGCATTGAAGGTTAACGTGAAAGGCGTGGTCCAGTTAAAAATCGAGATCGGCAGACAGGAAGGCCACAGTCAAGGGGCGTATATTGACTTTATCAATCCGCTGCTGATCAAATGA
- a CDS encoding class I fructose-bisphosphate aldolase — MSVSARMNRMFSEQGKCFDVAIDHGFFNEFSFLSGIENMNSAIETIVDANPDCIQLSLGQAKHLQALPGKKPGLVLRTDAANIYGSALPRYLFSEAIDRAIEHAVRMDAVAVCVNLLLLPNQPELHYQCVKNVMKLKSECERYGMVLMVEPLVMLPNEAKGGYMVDGDIMKIMPLVRQAVELGADVIKADPCDNVDEYHRVIEIASGVPVLVRGGGRASDEEIMHRTVKLMEQGASGIVYGRNVIQHPQPARMTSALMAIVHTGATAEEALAILSGDGEGQ; from the coding sequence GTGTCCGTAAGTGCGAGAATGAACCGAATGTTCAGCGAGCAAGGCAAATGCTTCGACGTTGCGATTGATCATGGCTTCTTTAACGAATTTTCCTTCTTATCCGGCATTGAGAATATGAACAGCGCGATTGAAACGATCGTAGATGCGAATCCGGATTGCATTCAGCTCAGTCTGGGGCAGGCCAAGCATCTGCAGGCGCTGCCGGGCAAGAAGCCGGGACTGGTTCTCCGTACGGATGCGGCTAATATCTACGGCTCGGCGCTTCCTCGCTATCTGTTCAGCGAAGCGATCGACCGCGCGATCGAGCATGCGGTACGCATGGATGCGGTTGCCGTGTGCGTCAACCTGCTGCTGCTTCCGAATCAGCCGGAGCTGCATTACCAGTGCGTGAAGAACGTCATGAAGCTGAAATCCGAGTGTGAACGGTATGGCATGGTGCTGATGGTGGAGCCGCTGGTCATGCTTCCGAATGAAGCCAAGGGCGGCTACATGGTCGATGGCGACATTATGAAAATCATGCCGCTCGTTCGTCAGGCGGTCGAGCTTGGCGCCGATGTCATTAAAGCGGATCCGTGCGACAATGTCGACGAGTACCATCGCGTAATCGAAATTGCCTCCGGGGTACCGGTTCTGGTGCGCGGCGGCGGCCGTGCTTCCGATGAGGAAATCATGCACCGTACGGTGAAGCTGATGGAGCAGGGAGCGTCTGGGATCGTATACGGCCGGAACGTCATCCAGCATCCGCAGCCTGCCCGCATGACAAGCGCATTGATGGCGATTGTCCATACAGGCGCCACCGCAGAAGAAGCGCTGGCGATATTGAGCGGGGACGGTGAAGGGCAATGA